From Glycine max cultivar Williams 82 chromosome 11, Glycine_max_v4.0, whole genome shotgun sequence, the proteins below share one genomic window:
- the LOC100784025 gene encoding pentatricopeptide repeat-containing protein At5g39980, chloroplastic: MCTVVSSSVLVGWLSSSCSKTKGSVGNGISHLSPATRAISVLATAMAKDVWTRTSSSNTSRQRSSSSSRRQQQYLDRSVDMEVLLAAIGQTQNEDELYAVMSPYNGRQLSMRFMVSLLSREPDWQRALALLDWINDKALYRPSLFAYNVLLRNVLRAKQWHLAHGLFDEMRQKGLSPDRYTYSTLITCFGKHGLFDSSLFWLQQMEQDNVSGDLVLYSNLIDLARKLSDYSKAISIFSRLKASTITPDLIAYNSMINVFGKAKLFREARLLLQEMRDNAVQPDTVSYSTLLAIYVDNQKFVEALSLFSEMNEAKCPLDLTTCNIMIDVYGQLHMPKEADRLFWSMRKMGIQPNVISYNTLLRVYGEADLFGEAIHLFRLMQSKDVQQNVVTYNTMINIYGKTLEHEKATNLIQEMNKRGIEPNAITYSTIISIWEKAGKLDRAAILFQKLRSSGVRIDEVLYQTMIVAYERTGLVAHAKRLLHELKRPDNIPRDTAIAILARAGRIEEATWVFRQAFDAREVKDISVFGCMINLFSKNKKYANVVEVFEKMREVGYFPDSDVIALVLNAFGKLREFDKADALYRQMHEEGCVFPDEVHFQMLSLYGARKDFVMVESLFEKLDSNPNINKKELHLVVASIYERADRLNDASRIMNRMNKKANRIHDHA, encoded by the coding sequence ATGTGCACGGTGGTTTCAAGTTCAGTCCTTGTGGGATggctttcttcttcttgttctaaAACGAAAGGGAGCGTTGGCAATGGCATAAGCCATTTAAGCCCTGCCACTCGTGCTATATCCGTACTAGCCACGGCTATGGCTAAAGATGTGTGGACCCGAACATCATCTTCCAACACCAGTAGGCAacgtagtagtagtagtagtagaagGCAGCAGCAGTACTTGGACCGCAGCGTGGACATGGAAGTGCTATTAGCGGCAATTGGACAGACCCAGAACGAGGATGAACTGTATGCGGTTATGTCTCCCTACAACGGGAGGCAGTTATCCATGCGCTTCATGGTTTCCCTGCTATCCCGCGAGCCTGATTGGCAACGCGCTCTTGCCCTTCTCGATTGGATCAACGACAAGGCCCTCTATCGTCCCTCCCTCTTCGCCTACAACGTCCTTCTCCGCAACGTCCTTCGGGCCAAGCAGTGGCACCTCGCACACGGCCTGTTCGATGAAATGCGCCAAAAGGGCCTCTCCCCCGATAGGTACACTTACTCCACCCTAATTACTTGTTTCGGCAAACACGGcttgtttgattcttccctCTTTTGGCTCCAGCAGATGGAGCAAGACAACGTCTCCGGCGACCTCGTTCTCTACAGTAACTTGATTGACCTTGCCCGCAAGTTGTCCGATTATTCCAAGGCCATTTCTATCTTCTCCAGATTGAAAGCCTCCACTATTACCCCCGACCTTATTGCTTATAACTCCATGATCAATGTCTTTGGAAAAGCCAAGCTCTTCCGTGAGGCTCGCCTTCTTCTTCAAGAGATGAGAGACAATGCCGTTCAACCCGACACCGTCAGCTATTCCACCCTTCTTGCCATCTACGTTGACAACCAAAAGTTTGTTGAAGCACTTTCTCTATTTTCCGAAATGAATGAAGCTAAATGCCCTCTTGATCTCACCACTTGTAACATCATGATTGATGTTTATGGCCAGCTTCACATGCCCAAGGAAGCCGACCGCCTCTTCTGGAGCATGAGGAAAATGGGGATTCAACCCAACGTCATTAGCTATAATACGCTCTTGAGGGTTTATGGAGAGGCTGACCTATTTGGGGAAGCCATCCATCTATTCCGTTTGATGCAAAGTAAGGATGTACAACAAAATGTTGTCACCTACAACactatgattaatatttatggCAAGACTCTCGAGCACGAGAAGGCTACAAATCTCATTCAAGAAATGAATAAAAGGGGTATTGAACCCAATGCCATCACTTATTCAACCATAATATCTATATGGGAGAAGGCAGGGAAACTGGACCGTGCTGCCATCTTGTTTCAGAAATTAAGGAGTTCTGGAGTTCGAATTGATGAGGTTCTTTACCAGACAATGATTGTAGCCTACGAGAGGACGGGTTTAGTTGCTCATGCAAAGCGTCTACTTCATGAGCTCAAGCGACCGGACAACATTCCCAGGGACACTGCAATTGCAATTCTTGCCAGAGCTGGTAGAATTGAAGAGGCTACCTGGGTTTTCCGGCAGGCTTTTGATGCTCGAGAGGTCAAAGATATATCTGTGTTTGGTTGCATGATTAATCTTTTCTctaagaacaaaaagtatgcCAATGTAGTTGAAGTGTTTGAGAAGATGAGAGAGGTGGGATATTTTCCTGATTCTGATGTTATTGCTCTCGTGCTGAATGCTTTTGGAAAGCTGCGTGAATTTGATAAAGCGGATGCTTTATATAGACAGATGCATGAAGAAGGGTGTGTTTTTCCAGATGAAGTTCATTTCCAGATGCTGAGTCTATATGGTGCAAGAAAAGATTTCGTGATGGTAGAATCATTGTTTGAGAAGCTGGATTCCAATCCTAATATCAACAAGAAAGAGTTGCATCTTGTTGTTGCTAGCATTTATGAGAGAGCAGATAGACTTAATGATGCATCCCGAATCATGAATAGGATGAATAAAAAAGCAAACAGAATTCATGATCATGCTTAG